CCGCCTGGACGGGACCATTCGTCCCGCCGACCGGGCCCGTCTCGACTCGCATCTCAAGTCCTGCGGCGAGTGCCGGGATCTCATGGAAGACTTCCAGAAGATCGCCGAGAGCGCCCGCGCTCTGGACGACCAGGAGACGCCCTCACAAGACGTCTGGCCCGCCATCCTGGCCGGGGTCCGCGCCGTACGCCGCGAAGAACGTCGGGCCGCTTCGCGCCGCTTCGTCCCGCGCTGGGCCTATGCGGCCGGATTCGTCCTGGTCGGCGCCGTCGTCGGCCTGGTCGTGGGCCTGCGGCCCTGGCAGGGCGCGGCTTCGCCCGTCCTGCCTCCCGATCAGGCCGCCACGGTGGCCAAGCTGGAAGAGTCCGAGATGCACTACAAGCTAGCCATCCAGGCGCTGACCGAGGCCCTGGGGGCCGGCCCTTCCGTGATCGGATCATCCGCGGCCGCCCTCTTCGCCCGCGACCTTGGGGCGGTGGACTCGGCCATCCAGGCCTGCCGCGAAGCCGTCGGCCGCGAGCCGGGCAGCGTCGATGCCCGGGTTTTCCTGCTGGCCGCCTACCAGAAGAAAGTTGAGATTCTCGACGGGGTCATGCACGTTCGGAAACAAACGCCGTCCTCGGCCCGAACCGGGGCGAGCCTCTAATTCATTCCCATTGAGGAGAAAGCCATGAGCAAACGCCAAGCGATTCGTCGAGCGGTCGTCATCGGGGCCCTCCTGGCCCTGGCCGTCTATCCGTTGACGGCCTTCGCCGAGGAGAAGATCGATCAGAAGTTCAGCAAGGTCGAAGCCCTGGCCAAGGACGGCAAGGTCATCGTCGGCAACATCTCCGGCACGATCGAAGTCAAGAGCTGGGCCGAGGCCCAGGTCAAGATCGAGGCCGTGAAAACTTCCAAGGCCAAGACCATGGACAAGGCCAAAGAGAACCTGGACAAGGTCCAGATCGTCGTCCAGAAGACGGGCGAGATCGTGCGGATCGAGACCAAGTATCCGGAGCGTCAGGATCGGAACGAGTCTCTCAACGTCTCGGTCAGCTACCAGATTTGGATCCCCGAGAAGGCCTCCCTCTCGGTGCGCAACGTCAGCGGCACGGTCGACGTCCAGAACATCGGCGGCGCCTTCGACGGCAAGGTCACGAGCGGCAACGCCACCCTGGCCAAGCTCGGCGCCGGAGCCGACTTCGAGGTCGTCAGCGGCACCACCAAGGCTTCCGACATCGTCGGGGATTGCAACTTCCGGTCCGTCTCCGGCAACGTTA
The Candidatus Aminicenantes bacterium genome window above contains:
- a CDS encoding zf-HC2 domain-containing protein; translated protein: MKCAAFHKLIGDRLDGTIRPADRARLDSHLKSCGECRDLMEDFQKIAESARALDDQETPSQDVWPAILAGVRAVRREERRAASRRFVPRWAYAAGFVLVGAVVGLVVGLRPWQGAASPVLPPDQAATVAKLEESEMHYKLAIQALTEALGAGPSVIGSSAAALFARDLGAVDSAIQACREAVGREPGSVDARVFLLAAYQKKVEILDGVMHVRKQTPSSARTGASL
- a CDS encoding DUF4097 family beta strand repeat-containing protein; protein product: MSKRQAIRRAVVIGALLALAVYPLTAFAEEKIDQKFSKVEALAKDGKVIVGNISGTIEVKSWAEAQVKIEAVKTSKAKTMDKAKENLDKVQIVVQKTGEIVRIETKYPERQDRNESLNVSVSYQIWIPEKASLSVRNVSGTVDVQNIGGAFDGKVTSGNATLAKLGAGADFEVVSGTTKASDIVGDCNFRSVSGNVTVERVKGSVEAETTSGTLRLIGIEGARSVRAKVLSGNVTYDGKLEKDGRYSLEAMSGRVEMTLPGDSSFELSAESFSGGISTDFAVTMTGRISEGHGPVREMRGTVGNGGASVRLKTFSGSVSLKKK